Proteins encoded in a region of the Vicia villosa cultivar HV-30 ecotype Madison, WI linkage group LG5, Vvil1.0, whole genome shotgun sequence genome:
- the LOC131608150 gene encoding putative F-box/LRR-repeat protein At3g18150, with translation MARSKQITPKSTKGRKQQQQMAPAKKIKKSTKGRKQQQQIAPAKKVKTLASAKKAKAPINQQQLPPDMISDLSDCILIHILSFLEAQEAVQTCILSKRWINVWKKLPTLVVLYYSQFIDGVYEQFVHKLLSLRDDQTDIHSLKLHPPLDKKRNNSLVSHIVKYAFSHNVQHLLLNFTYFKPNCFSFSCPTLKSLKLTSGHSVNSIFPNSLDFPALATLSLTHFTFLPNQDGCARPFSTFNRLNTLILDKCKVLHEQNLCISNTNLENLTIAMYGNTYSGSYFDIELYAPNLITFSFKGNHISKVLGTKSFFPSIKQLTINIRCFDKYKKNYSTLLNWLDTFNNVESLTVDTDTLEVLFNFHNLFKDKSPSLINLKSLKIETYDLITLSQFDEEVDFLLQNSHSANVENIIVDIWSKM, from the exons ATGGCACGTTCAAAGCAAATAACCCCCAAATCCACAAAGGGCAgaaagcaacaacaacaaatggCACCAGCCAAGAAGATCAAGAAATCCACAAAGGGCAgaaagcaacaacaacaaatcgcACCAGCCAAGAAGGTCAAGACTCTCGCATCAGCCAAGAAGGCAAAGGCTCCCATCAACCAACAGCAACTCCCACCAG ATATGATCAGTGATTTGTCCGATTGTATTCTGATTCACATACTGTCTTTTTTGGAGGCACAAGAGGCTGTTCAAACTTGTATTTTATCCAAAAGATGGATCAATGTTTGGAAGAAACTTCCAACTCTTGTAGTATTATACTACTCACAATTCATTGATGGAGTTTATGAACAATTTGTACACAAACTTTTGTCTCTTCGTGATGACCAGACTGATATTCATTCTCTCAAACTTCACCCTCCTTTAGACAAAAAGCGAAACAACTCTTTAGTGTCTCACATTGTGAAATATGCTTTTTCACACAATGTCCAACACTTGTTATTGAACTTCACTTATTTTAAGCCTAATTGTTTTTCCTTTTCATGTCCTACATTAAAGTCTCTAAAACTTACTAGTGGCCATTCTGTGAATAGTATATTTCCAAATTCCCTTGATTTTCCAGCATTAGCCACCCTCTCTCTAACCCATTTTACTTTTTTACCCAATCAAGATGGTTGTGCTAGGCCATTTTCCACATTTAACAGGTTGAATACTTTGATCCTTGATAAATGTAAGGTCTTGCATGAACAAAATCTATGCATATCAAATACCAATCTTGAAAATTTAACCATAGCTATGTATGGCAATACTTATTCCGGATCTTATTTCGATATAGAGTTATATGCTCCAAATCTTATTACCTTTTCTTTTAAGGGTAATCATATTTCAAAAGTTCTTGGCACCAAGAGCTTTTTCCCTTCTATAAAACAGTTGACAATTAATATCAGGTGTTTTGATAAGTACAAGAAGAACTATTCAACCCTACTCAATTGGCTAGACACTTTTAATAATGTTGAATCATTGACGGTTGATACAGATACTCTTGAG GTTCTTTTCAATTTTCATAATTTATTCAAGGATAAGTCACCTTCCCTAATTAATTTGAAGTCACTCAAAATAGAAACATACGATCTTATAACTTTGTCTCAATTTGATGAAGAGGTGGACTTTTTGCTTCAAAACTCCCATTCTGCAAATGTTGAAAACATTATTGTAG atatatGGAGCAAAATGTAG